In Streptomyces chartreusis NRRL 3882, the following are encoded in one genomic region:
- a CDS encoding ATP-binding protein, translated as MDNDGRGFGPRPEGGAAPLGPGPEDPLPYEGVWRFTAPAVDASVPQARHAVRDLLLRQGVPVSDDLAQGLLLIVSELVTNAVKHAAVLSPTIAVELAVGAEWLRVSVEDNHPYRPTALETDHGRTGGRGLLLVREIAREAGGVCEVDYTASGGKVIWVTLPLKPARFP; from the coding sequence ATGGACAACGACGGGCGTGGGTTCGGCCCACGTCCAGAGGGCGGTGCGGCGCCCCTCGGGCCCGGGCCCGAGGATCCGCTGCCGTACGAAGGGGTCTGGCGGTTCACCGCACCGGCGGTCGACGCCTCGGTGCCGCAGGCGCGGCACGCCGTACGGGATCTGCTGCTGCGTCAGGGGGTGCCGGTCTCCGACGACCTGGCCCAGGGGCTGCTGCTGATCGTCTCGGAGCTGGTGACGAACGCCGTGAAGCACGCGGCGGTGCTCTCCCCGACCATCGCCGTCGAGCTGGCCGTCGGTGCCGAGTGGCTGCGCGTGTCCGTGGAGGACAACCACCCGTACCGGCCGACCGCACTGGAGACCGACCACGGCCGGACCGGCGGTCGCGGACTGCTGCTGGTGCGCGAGATCGCCCGGGAGGCGGGCGGTGTGTGCGAGGTCGACTACACCGCGAGCGGCGGCAAGGTGATCTGGGTCACCCTGCCGCTCAAACCCGCGCGCTTCCCGTAG
- a CDS encoding Tex family protein, whose amino-acid sequence MTTPGSLEVGSIEGRIAEELGVRERQVRAAVELLDSGSTVPFIARYRKEATEMLDDAQLRTVEERLRYLRELEERRTAILESVREQGKLTEELQARIRGAETKARLEDIYLPYKPKRRTKAQIAREAGLEPLAEGLLGDPSVEPLAAAAAFVDADKGVADPQAALDGARAILTERFSEDADLIGELRERMWVRGRLAAKVREGKEEAGAKFADYFDFAEPFTELPSHRILAMLRGEKEEVLDLVLEPEEPTDGPSSYEGIVAHRFGIADRGRPGDKWLADTVRWAWRTRILVHLGIDLRLRLRTAAEDEAVRVFAANLRDLLLAAPAGTRATLGLDPGFRTGVKVAVVDATGKVVATDVIHPHVPANRWDEAIAKLARLAKEHAVELVAIGNGTASRETDKLAGELIARHPELNLTKVMVSEAGASVYSASAFASQELPDMDVSLRGAVSIARRLQDPLAELVKIDPKSIGVGQYQHDLSEVKLSRSLDAVVEDCVNGVGVDVNTASAPLLARVSGITSGLAENIVAHRDANGPFKSRSELKKVARLGPKAYEQCAGFLRIRGGDDPLDASSVHPEAYPVVRRMVKTTGQEVAGLIGNTAVLRSLKPQEFVDETFGLPTVTDILKELEKPGRDPRPAFKTAAFKEGVEKISDLSAGMVLEGVVTNVAAFGAFVDVGVHQDGLVHVSAMSKTFVKDPRDVVKPGDIVKVKVLDVDIPRKRISLTLRLDDEAAPQGQGDGSGERRRGGRPPQQRQGGGAARRGGGAGSRQAAAPANSAMADALRRAGLVDPKNGRR is encoded by the coding sequence GTGACGACACCCGGGTCCCTCGAAGTAGGGTCCATCGAAGGCAGGATCGCCGAGGAACTCGGCGTACGGGAGCGGCAGGTCAGGGCTGCCGTGGAGCTGCTCGACAGCGGTTCTACGGTGCCCTTCATCGCCCGCTACCGCAAGGAAGCGACCGAGATGCTCGACGATGCGCAGCTGCGCACCGTCGAGGAGCGGCTGCGCTATCTGCGGGAGCTGGAGGAGCGGCGGACGGCGATCCTGGAGTCGGTGCGCGAGCAGGGCAAGCTCACCGAAGAGCTTCAAGCACGGATCCGGGGCGCGGAGACCAAGGCGCGCCTGGAGGACATCTACCTCCCCTACAAGCCCAAGCGGCGCACCAAGGCGCAGATCGCGCGCGAGGCCGGTCTCGAGCCGCTGGCGGAGGGGCTGCTCGGCGATCCGTCCGTCGAGCCCCTCGCCGCGGCCGCCGCGTTCGTCGACGCCGACAAGGGCGTGGCCGATCCGCAGGCGGCCCTCGACGGCGCCCGGGCGATCCTCACCGAGCGGTTCTCGGAGGACGCCGACCTGATCGGCGAGCTGCGCGAGCGCATGTGGGTGCGCGGGCGGCTGGCCGCCAAGGTGCGGGAGGGCAAGGAGGAGGCGGGCGCGAAGTTCGCCGACTACTTCGACTTCGCCGAGCCGTTCACGGAGCTCCCCTCGCACCGCATCCTGGCGATGCTGCGCGGCGAGAAGGAGGAGGTCCTCGACCTCGTCCTGGAGCCCGAGGAGCCCACGGACGGCCCGTCGTCGTACGAGGGGATCGTCGCCCACCGCTTCGGGATCGCCGACCGGGGCCGCCCCGGCGACAAGTGGCTGGCGGACACGGTCCGCTGGGCCTGGCGCACCCGCATCCTCGTCCACCTCGGCATCGACCTGCGGCTGCGGCTGCGCACGGCCGCCGAGGACGAGGCGGTGCGGGTCTTCGCGGCGAACCTGCGCGACCTGCTGCTCGCCGCCCCGGCGGGCACGCGCGCGACGCTCGGCCTGGACCCCGGTTTCCGTACGGGCGTGAAGGTCGCCGTGGTCGACGCGACCGGCAAGGTCGTCGCCACGGACGTCATCCACCCCCACGTCCCGGCCAACCGGTGGGACGAGGCCATCGCCAAGCTGGCCCGGCTCGCCAAGGAGCACGCGGTCGAGCTGGTCGCCATCGGCAACGGCACGGCGTCCCGCGAGACCGACAAGCTCGCCGGGGAACTGATCGCCAGGCACCCGGAGCTGAATCTCACGAAGGTGATGGTGTCCGAGGCCGGCGCGTCCGTGTACTCGGCGTCCGCCTTCGCCTCCCAGGAGCTGCCCGACATGGACGTGTCGCTGCGCGGTGCCGTGTCGATCGCCCGCCGCCTCCAGGACCCGCTGGCCGAGCTGGTGAAGATCGACCCGAAGTCGATCGGTGTCGGCCAGTACCAGCACGACCTGTCCGAGGTGAAGCTGTCGCGTTCGCTGGACGCGGTGGTGGAGGACTGTGTGAACGGCGTGGGCGTGGACGTCAACACGGCGTCGGCGCCGCTGCTCGCCCGGGTCTCCGGCATCACCTCCGGGCTCGCCGAGAACATCGTGGCGCACCGGGACGCGAACGGGCCGTTCAAGTCCCGCAGCGAGCTGAAGAAGGTGGCGCGCCTCGGCCCGAAGGCGTACGAGCAGTGCGCGGGCTTCCTGCGGATCCGCGGCGGTGACGACCCGCTGGACGCGTCCAGTGTGCACCCGGAGGCGTACCCGGTGGTCCGGCGCATGGTGAAGACCACCGGGCAGGAGGTCGCCGGCCTCATCGGCAACACGGCGGTGCTGCGTTCGCTGAAGCCGCAGGAGTTCGTGGACGAGACGTTCGGTCTGCCGACCGTCACCGACATCCTCAAAGAGCTGGAGAAGCCCGGCCGCGACCCGCGTCCGGCGTTCAAGACGGCCGCCTTCAAGGAGGGCGTGGAGAAGATCTCCGACCTGTCGGCCGGGATGGTCCTGGAGGGCGTCGTGACGAACGTCGCCGCGTTCGGCGCGTTCGTGGACGTCGGGGTCCATCAGGACGGCCTGGTGCACGTGTCCGCGATGTCGAAGACGTTCGTCAAGGACCCGCGCGACGTGGTGAAGCCCGGGGACATCGTCAAGGTGAAGGTCCTCGACGTCGACATTCCGCGCAAGCGGATCTCGCTGACGCTGCGCCTGGACGACGAGGCCGCACCCCAGGGCCAGGGCGACGGCTCCGGCGAGCGCCGGCGCGGCGGGCGTCCGCCGCAGCAGCGGCAGGGCGGGGGCGCCGCGCGCCGTGGCGGTGGCGCCGGTTCGCGCCAGGCGGCTGCGCCGGCCAACAGCGCGATGGCGGATGCGCTGCGTCGCGCGGGCCTGGTCGATCCCAAGAACGGCAGGCGTTGA
- a CDS encoding LPFR motif small protein: protein MFRAIADVLRQIGGAIATVVTLPFRALARLFGGASSSTRSRRV from the coding sequence GTGTTCCGTGCCATTGCAGACGTGCTGCGCCAGATCGGCGGTGCCATCGCCACCGTCGTCACGCTGCCCTTCCGGGCCCTGGCCCGTCTCTTCGGCGGCGCTTCGTCCTCCACCCGCAGCCGCAGGGTCTGA
- a CDS encoding BCCT family transporter — translation MTHDRPSESDHQEGAALPGSEAGLPGQERPGTDRIVFGVTAVLTLAFVVWGAAATDSLEDVSTSMLSGLMHNGGWAFMLAASAFVVFALWLAASRYGRIHLGAEGEEPEFRTVSWVAMMFSAGMGIGLMFYGVSEPLSHYSTAPPGTDPADSGERMETAMATTLFHWTLHPWAIYAVVGLAIAYSTFRRRRRQTISAVFTPLIGKKHANGAVGRVIDILAIVATVFGSAASLGLGALQIGSGVQELDWMDKVSTGLLVTIIAVLTLAFVASAVSGVERGIQWLSNTNMVLALVLALFVFVAGPTIIVLDLLPTSVFAYLGDLPQLAGRTEASGGEGVADWLGSWTVFYWAWWISWTPFVGMFIARISRGRTIRQFVGGVILVPSTVSLIWFAVFGGSAMKMQEQGKLGKEATPEGQLFDVLQQFPIATATSLLVMILVGIFFVSGADAASIVMGTLSQKGALEPGRLVVVFWGVVTGAVAAIMLLVGSGQGDALTGLQNLTILAAAPFVVVMTFMCVALMRDLRRDPVMVREQMGSEAVEQAVIEGHKKYDGEFEFRVGPGRGPDVEGDPIGKH, via the coding sequence GTGACGCACGACCGACCAAGTGAGAGCGACCACCAAGAGGGGGCCGCGCTTCCGGGTTCGGAAGCGGGCCTCCCCGGTCAGGAACGTCCTGGAACCGACCGTATTGTCTTCGGGGTCACGGCCGTGCTCACCCTCGCCTTCGTGGTCTGGGGAGCGGCGGCGACCGACTCGCTCGAAGACGTCTCCACCAGCATGCTCAGCGGGCTGATGCACAACGGCGGATGGGCGTTCATGCTCGCGGCCTCCGCCTTCGTCGTGTTCGCCCTGTGGCTCGCGGCCAGCCGCTACGGCCGTATCCACCTCGGGGCCGAGGGCGAGGAGCCCGAGTTCCGCACGGTGTCCTGGGTCGCGATGATGTTCAGCGCCGGCATGGGCATCGGCCTGATGTTCTACGGCGTGAGCGAGCCGTTGTCGCACTACTCGACGGCCCCGCCGGGCACCGACCCGGCCGACTCCGGTGAGCGCATGGAGACGGCCATGGCCACCACCCTGTTCCACTGGACGCTCCACCCGTGGGCGATCTACGCCGTGGTGGGCCTCGCCATCGCCTACAGCACCTTCCGCAGGCGGCGCCGCCAGACCATCAGCGCGGTGTTCACGCCGTTGATCGGCAAGAAGCACGCGAACGGCGCCGTCGGCCGTGTCATCGACATCCTCGCGATCGTCGCGACCGTCTTCGGTTCCGCCGCGTCCCTGGGGCTCGGCGCGCTGCAGATCGGCTCCGGTGTGCAGGAGCTGGACTGGATGGACAAGGTGAGTACCGGGTTGCTCGTCACGATCATCGCGGTGCTGACCCTGGCCTTCGTCGCGTCCGCGGTCTCGGGCGTGGAGCGAGGCATCCAGTGGCTGTCCAACACGAACATGGTGCTGGCGCTGGTGCTCGCCCTGTTCGTGTTCGTGGCGGGTCCGACCATCATCGTCCTCGACCTGCTGCCCACGTCCGTGTTCGCCTACCTCGGCGACCTGCCCCAGCTGGCCGGCCGTACGGAGGCCAGCGGCGGGGAGGGTGTCGCGGACTGGCTGGGCAGCTGGACCGTCTTCTACTGGGCGTGGTGGATCTCCTGGACGCCGTTCGTGGGCATGTTCATCGCCCGCATCAGCCGGGGCCGCACGATCCGGCAGTTCGTCGGCGGTGTCATCCTCGTGCCCAGCACGGTCAGCCTGATCTGGTTCGCGGTCTTCGGCGGCTCGGCGATGAAGATGCAGGAGCAGGGCAAGCTCGGCAAGGAGGCGACCCCGGAGGGTCAGCTCTTCGACGTGCTCCAGCAGTTCCCCATCGCCACCGCCACGAGCCTGCTCGTGATGATCCTCGTCGGCATCTTCTTCGTGTCGGGCGCCGACGCGGCGTCTATCGTCATGGGCACCCTGTCGCAGAAGGGCGCGCTCGAACCGGGCCGTCTGGTCGTGGTGTTCTGGGGCGTCGTCACCGGTGCGGTGGCCGCGATCATGCTGCTGGTCGGCAGTGGCCAGGGCGACGCGCTGACGGGCCTGCAGAACCTCACGATCCTCGCGGCGGCCCCCTTCGTCGTCGTGATGACCTTCATGTGCGTGGCGCTCATGCGCGACCTGCGCCGCGACCCGGTGATGGTGCGCGAACAGATGGGCTCCGAGGCGGTGGAACAGGCCGTCATCGAAGGCCACAAGAAGTACGACGGCGAGTTCGAGTTCCGCGTCGGCCCGGGCCGCGGCCCGGACGTCGAGGGCGACCCCATCGGCAAACACTGA
- a CDS encoding SCO6745 family protein: MTTAALEPRAGRRCHNVLNSLHSTHYFSPDLGRELGAAGVTDPRAVNFAVRAAALGPVGAGAVAAAFYNYKYELVARHVPAVWETATPGQVLAARARAVDATLRRLLGDEALASSEMAEAARLALRAAEACSRGARPLYAAHADLPVPEEPHLAYWHAATLLREHRGDGHLAVLMSAGLDGLEAMVTHTATGKGMTPKWVLSTRGWSREDWDAATGRLRERGLLDAAGELTERGVALREEIEQETDRLDRAPYEHLGPEGVARLTELGAAFTRAALTAGAYPADLLGKR; the protein is encoded by the coding sequence ATGACGACTGCCGCCCTTGAGCCGCGCGCCGGCCGACGCTGCCACAACGTGCTCAACTCCCTGCACTCCACGCACTACTTCTCGCCGGATCTGGGCCGGGAACTGGGTGCCGCCGGGGTCACCGACCCGCGGGCCGTGAACTTCGCCGTGCGCGCCGCCGCCCTCGGGCCGGTCGGGGCCGGAGCGGTGGCCGCGGCCTTCTACAACTACAAGTACGAGCTCGTGGCCCGGCACGTGCCGGCGGTGTGGGAGACCGCGACGCCCGGCCAGGTGCTGGCCGCACGCGCGCGTGCCGTCGACGCGACGCTGCGCCGCCTGCTGGGCGACGAGGCCCTGGCGTCCTCCGAGATGGCCGAGGCCGCCCGGCTCGCGCTGCGCGCCGCCGAGGCCTGTTCGCGCGGGGCGCGGCCGCTGTACGCCGCCCATGCCGACCTGCCCGTCCCCGAGGAGCCGCACCTCGCGTACTGGCATGCGGCGACCCTGCTGCGCGAGCACCGGGGCGACGGGCACCTGGCCGTGCTGATGTCCGCGGGGCTGGACGGGCTGGAGGCCATGGTGACCCACACGGCGACGGGCAAGGGCATGACACCGAAGTGGGTCCTCAGCACCCGGGGCTGGAGCCGGGAGGACTGGGACGCGGCCACGGGCCGGCTGCGGGAGCGCGGGCTGCTGGACGCGGCCGGCGAGCTCACTGAGCGGGGTGTCGCCCTGCGCGAGGAGATAGAGCAGGAGACGGACCGCCTGGACCGGGCCCCGTACGAGCACCTGGGGCCGGAGGGGGTGGCCCGGCTGACCGAGCTGGGGGCGGCGTTCACGCGGGCGGCGCTCACGGCCGGGGCGTATCCGGCGGATCTGCTCGGCAAGCGCTGA
- a CDS encoding ABC-F family ATP-binding cassette domain-containing protein, whose protein sequence is MTATLVAKNLAAGHGDRSLFAGLDLVVAPGDVIGLVGANGAGKSTLLRMLAGLTAPEQGGLRLSPPTATVGHLPQEPDRRPGETVRAFLARRTGVAEAQRLMDEATRALVDGAPGADDAYATSLERWLGLGGADLDERAEEVADSLGLAVGLDQLMTSLSGGQAARAGLASLLLSRYDVFLLDEPTNDLDLDGLERLERFVSGLRAGTVVVSHDREFLTRTVTKVLELDLAQRQINLYGGGYEAYLEEREVARRHARDEFEEYADKKAALQDRAQMQRSWMDKGVKNARRKAGNDNDKIGRKFRSEASEKQAAKARQTQRMIERLDVVEEPRKEWELRMEIASAPRSGAVVATLRDAEVRRGGFVLGPVSLQIDWADRVAVTGANGAGKSTLLAALLGRVPLDAGHAALGSGVLLGEVDQARKLFHGREPLIDAFRAAVPDTEPAEVRTLLAKFGLKSDHVLRPAATLSPGERTRAALALLQGRGVNLLVLDEPTNHLDLPAIEQLESALDSYAGTLLLVTHDRRMLDAVRVTRRLEVADGKVTER, encoded by the coding sequence ATGACTGCCACCCTCGTCGCCAAGAACCTCGCCGCCGGCCACGGCGACCGCTCCCTCTTCGCCGGACTCGACCTCGTCGTCGCGCCCGGCGACGTGATCGGCCTGGTCGGAGCCAACGGCGCCGGCAAGTCCACCCTGCTCAGGATGCTCGCCGGACTCACCGCCCCCGAGCAGGGCGGGCTGCGCCTGTCGCCGCCGACCGCCACCGTCGGCCACCTGCCCCAGGAGCCGGACCGCCGCCCCGGCGAGACCGTACGGGCGTTCCTGGCCCGCCGCACCGGCGTCGCCGAGGCCCAGCGGCTCATGGACGAGGCGACCCGGGCCCTGGTCGACGGGGCGCCCGGCGCCGACGACGCCTATGCCACGAGCCTGGAGCGCTGGCTCGGACTCGGCGGCGCCGACCTCGACGAACGCGCCGAGGAAGTCGCCGACTCCCTGGGCCTCGCGGTCGGCCTGGACCAGCTGATGACGTCCCTGTCCGGCGGCCAGGCCGCACGCGCCGGCCTCGCCTCCCTGCTCCTGTCCCGCTACGACGTCTTCCTCCTCGACGAGCCCACCAACGACCTCGACCTGGACGGCCTGGAGCGCCTCGAACGCTTCGTGAGCGGCCTGCGCGCCGGGACGGTGGTCGTCAGCCACGACCGCGAGTTCCTCACCCGCACCGTCACCAAGGTCCTCGAACTCGACCTCGCCCAGCGGCAGATCAACCTCTACGGCGGTGGCTACGAGGCCTACCTGGAGGAGCGGGAGGTCGCGCGCAGGCATGCCCGCGACGAGTTCGAGGAGTACGCCGACAAGAAGGCGGCCCTCCAGGACCGCGCGCAGATGCAGCGCTCCTGGATGGACAAGGGCGTGAAGAACGCGCGTCGCAAGGCGGGCAACGACAACGACAAGATCGGCCGCAAGTTCCGCAGCGAGGCCAGCGAGAAGCAGGCCGCGAAGGCCCGGCAGACCCAGCGCATGATCGAGCGGCTGGACGTCGTCGAGGAGCCCCGCAAGGAGTGGGAACTGCGCATGGAGATCGCATCGGCCCCGCGCTCGGGCGCCGTCGTCGCGACCCTGCGGGATGCCGAGGTGCGCCGCGGCGGTTTCGTCCTCGGCCCGGTGTCCCTCCAGATCGACTGGGCGGACCGGGTGGCGGTGACGGGCGCGAACGGCGCCGGCAAGTCCACCCTGCTCGCCGCCCTGCTCGGCCGTGTCCCGCTCGACGCCGGGCACGCGGCTCTCGGCTCGGGCGTCCTGCTCGGCGAGGTCGACCAGGCCCGCAAGCTGTTCCACGGCCGGGAGCCCCTGATCGACGCCTTCCGCGCGGCCGTCCCGGACACCGAACCGGCCGAGGTCCGCACCCTCCTGGCCAAGTTCGGCCTCAAGTCGGACCACGTCCTGCGTCCCGCGGCGACACTCTCCCCGGGCGAGCGCACCAGAGCCGCCCTGGCGCTGCTCCAGGGCCGGGGCGTCAACCTCCTGGTCCTCGACGAGCCGACCAACCACCTCGACCTGCCGGCCATCGAGCAGTTGGAGTCGGCCCTCGACTCCTACGCGGGAACCCTCCTGCTGGTCACCCACGACCGCCGCATGCTCGACGCCGTACGCGTCACACGCCGCCTGGAGGTGGCGGACGGCAAGGTGACCGAGCGCTAA
- a CDS encoding FAD-dependent oxidoreductase, protein MAGERSDEIVVVGGGVVGLTTAVVLAERGRRVRVWTRDRVEATTSAVAGALWWPYRIEPLALARVWALRSLEVYEELASGSGSSGVRLVEGVLGETRLDEVDGWLAERVPGLRASTPEEYAGTGILARLPLIDMPVHLPWLRERLVAAGGVVEARAVSGFAEADAPVVINCTGLAARELVPDPSVRPVRGQLVVVENPGIDTWLASTDAAGEHAYLFPQPGGLVLGGTAEEDAWSLEPDPATAEAIIRRCAALRPEIAGARVLAHRVGLRPTRSAVRLERDTLPDGRLLIHNYGHGGAGVTVAWGCAEEAARLVG, encoded by the coding sequence ATGGCTGGTGAGCGCAGTGACGAGATCGTGGTGGTCGGTGGCGGGGTGGTCGGGCTGACGACCGCGGTGGTTCTCGCCGAGCGGGGGCGGCGGGTGCGGGTGTGGACGCGGGACCGCGTGGAGGCGACCACCTCAGCGGTCGCGGGGGCGTTGTGGTGGCCGTACCGGATCGAGCCGCTCGCGCTGGCGCGGGTGTGGGCGCTGCGGTCGCTGGAGGTGTACGAGGAGCTGGCCTCGGGGTCCGGATCGAGCGGCGTACGCCTGGTCGAAGGGGTACTGGGCGAGACGCGCCTCGACGAGGTCGACGGGTGGCTGGCGGAGCGGGTGCCGGGACTGCGGGCGTCGACGCCCGAGGAGTACGCGGGGACGGGGATCCTGGCGCGGTTGCCGCTCATCGACATGCCGGTTCATCTGCCGTGGCTGCGGGAGCGGTTGGTGGCGGCGGGCGGTGTGGTCGAGGCCCGTGCGGTGTCCGGGTTCGCGGAGGCCGACGCGCCGGTCGTGATCAACTGCACGGGGCTCGCCGCGCGGGAGCTGGTGCCCGATCCGTCCGTGCGGCCCGTGCGCGGGCAGTTGGTCGTCGTGGAGAACCCGGGGATCGACACCTGGCTGGCCTCCACCGACGCGGCCGGGGAGCACGCGTACCTGTTCCCGCAGCCGGGCGGGCTCGTCCTCGGCGGTACGGCCGAGGAGGACGCGTGGTCGCTGGAACCCGACCCCGCGACGGCCGAGGCGATCATCCGCCGCTGCGCGGCGCTGCGGCCGGAGATCGCCGGGGCGCGCGTACTGGCACACCGGGTGGGACTGCGCCCCACCCGCTCCGCCGTCCGCCTGGAGCGCGACACCCTGCCGGACGGCCGCCTCCTGATCCACAACTACGGCCACGGCGGCGCGGGTGTGACGGTGGCGTGGGGGTGCGCGGAGGAGGCGGCCCGGCTGGTGGGCTGA
- a CDS encoding enoyl-CoA hydratase/isomerase family protein, whose protein sequence is MEPQLLYSVTDSVATVVIRHPEKRNAMTAAMWRSLPPLLERLAGDPAVRALVLTGEGGTFCAGADISTLRGSPEEAQRLAVAAEEALAAFPKPTLAAVRGHCVGGGSQLAAACDLRFAEEGALFGVTPAKLGIVYPASSTRRLVSLVGPATAKYLLFSGELIDAERALRTGLADEVLPEGELGKRVAEFTRILVSRSQLTQAAAKEFANGRTDRDAHWAARARESGDTAEGVAAFLERRQPRFDWSVPRGCP, encoded by the coding sequence ATGGAGCCGCAGTTGCTGTACAGCGTGACCGACTCGGTCGCGACGGTCGTCATACGTCATCCCGAGAAGCGCAACGCCATGACGGCCGCCATGTGGCGCTCCCTGCCGCCGCTGCTGGAGCGGCTCGCGGGCGATCCGGCCGTGCGGGCGCTGGTGCTCACCGGCGAGGGCGGGACGTTCTGCGCCGGGGCCGACATCTCGACGCTGCGGGGCTCGCCGGAGGAGGCGCAGCGGCTGGCCGTGGCGGCCGAGGAGGCGCTCGCCGCGTTCCCCAAGCCGACGCTGGCGGCGGTGCGCGGGCATTGTGTGGGCGGCGGATCACAGTTGGCGGCGGCCTGCGATCTGCGGTTCGCCGAGGAGGGGGCGCTGTTCGGGGTGACGCCGGCGAAGCTCGGCATCGTGTATCCGGCGTCCTCGACCAGGCGGCTGGTGTCCCTGGTCGGGCCGGCCACCGCCAAGTACCTGCTGTTCTCCGGCGAACTGATCGACGCGGAGCGGGCGCTGCGCACCGGGCTGGCCGACGAGGTGCTGCCCGAGGGCGAACTGGGCAAGCGGGTCGCCGAGTTCACCCGGATCCTGGTGTCCCGTTCGCAGTTGACACAGGCCGCGGCCAAGGAGTTCGCGAACGGGCGCACGGACCGCGACGCCCACTGGGCCGCGCGGGCACGCGAGAGCGGCGACACCGCGGAGGGTGTCGCCGCGTTCCTGGAGCGCAGGCAGCCGCGGTTCGACTGGAGCGTGCCGAGGGGGTGTCCGTAA
- a CDS encoding putative glycolipid-binding domain-containing protein, with product MSASRGFETAWVQLAGGVLRAHGRAVGTDPEPYWVTYELDTTEGVVTRRLRVTTESAEGSRTLDLRHDGGGGWTANGERLPDVDGALDCDLGLCPLTNTMPVLRHGLHQAPGEREFLMAWVSVPDLAVRPSRQTYTHLGPGRVRFASGDFRSDLEFDEEGYVVEYPSLATRLTAR from the coding sequence GTGTCCGCGAGCCGAGGGTTCGAGACCGCCTGGGTCCAGCTCGCAGGCGGCGTGCTGCGGGCACACGGCCGGGCCGTCGGGACCGATCCGGAGCCGTACTGGGTCACGTACGAACTCGACACCACCGAGGGCGTCGTGACCCGCCGGCTGCGGGTGACGACCGAGTCCGCCGAGGGCAGCCGCACGCTCGATCTGCGGCACGACGGCGGCGGCGGATGGACCGCGAACGGCGAGCGGCTGCCGGACGTCGACGGCGCCCTCGACTGCGACCTGGGGCTGTGCCCGCTCACCAACACCATGCCGGTGCTCCGGCACGGGCTGCATCAGGCGCCCGGCGAACGGGAGTTCCTGATGGCCTGGGTGTCGGTGCCGGACCTGGCGGTGCGGCCGTCCCGGCAGACCTACACGCATCTCGGCCCCGGGCGGGTCCGGTTCGCCTCCGGCGACTTCCGCAGCGATCTGGAGTTCGACGAGGAGGGGTACGTCGTGGAGTACCCCTCGCTGGCCACTCGGCTGACGGCCCGTTAG